The DNA region CTCCTGTCCGTGCAGCGCGACGACGATGAAGCGGTCGCGCGAGACGTCGACCGGGCCGTGCCTGTGGATGGCGTCGAGGCGCTCCGCGACGGCGCAGCGATTCTCGCGGATGAACTGCGCGCGCGAATCCGGCGCGGCGAGCGCGGACGTCGCCGCCAGGACGAGAGTCGCGAAGATCCTGTACATCGCGTGCTCCATGCAGCGCGGGGCGGACCGCGGCCCCGTTGTGGGAAGACGAACCGGACGCGCGCCGAGTCGGCTTCGTTGAAAAACCAGCACAGATTTGTGTCGCGACGGTAACGCGATGTTCATCGCATCTCCGATCCCGCCGCAGCATCCGGTGGACCGGCGGTCGCCATTAAGGAAGGATTAGGCAGGACCGCCCCTCAATCCTTCGATCACAGGATCGCAGGAGACCGGCGATGGAGATTCGAGCGTTGACATCCACGACGCCGGGGCCGCAGGGCCTCGAGGCACTCGGAGCGACGGCCGCCGCCGCCGTGACGCAGGAGGCTCCCCGGCCCCAGACTCCCGCCAAGCCGCTCGAGCCCGCGGTCAAGCTCGATATCGGCACGAACGGCGGCAAGGCGCGCTACATCCAGGACCCGGACACGAGCTCGATCGTGTTCCAGGTGGTCGATCCGTCGTCCGGCAACGTGATCGATCAGCTCCCGAGCGAGACCGCCCTGCGCAATCGCGCCTACGATTCTGCCCGCAGCACGCTCGGGTCGCAGAGCGGCAGTCTCTCACGCGTCGCCTAGGCGCCTTCGCTCAGGCGCGCAGCCGGCGGACCGAGTCGTCGACCGACGGCGCGCCCAGGCCGAACTGGGCCAGTGACAGGATCTCCACCGGCGCGTCCCGCCGCGCGACGAGCACGCTGTTCTCGGCGACCGTCGTCCAGGTGCCGTGATCCCGGTCGAGCGGCTCCGAGGCGACGACCACGCCGCCCTCCGAGGCGCGGTAGTAGAGCGAGTTCGCCTTGTCGTTCGCGGCGTAGCGGAACGCGTAGAGATCGCGGCCGTCCGCCAGCGCCGCGGTGAACCGGAACGGATGCGCGCCGGCGAGGTCCGTGAGCCGCTCGAGCGCGCGCGCCGTCGCCTCGACTGGATCGCGGCGCGGCCCCGGCCCCATGAGGCCGCAACCCAGCAATCCGAGGAAGATCGCCTCGGAATCGGTGGTCCCCGCGCGCGACGGGTAGAGCTCGTCGGGGATCAGTGCCTCGACCGGCCGCCGCAGGCGGCTCCAGTCGCCGATATAGCCGTTGTGCATGAACAGCCACGGGCCGCAGGCGAAGGGATGACAGTTCGGCCGGGTGATCGGCGTACCGGTCGCGGCGCGCACGTGCGCGAAGAACAGGTGCGAGTGCAGGTGCCGGCACAGGTAGCGGAGGTTGTCGTCCGACCAGGCTGGCTGGACCTCGCGGTAGCGGCCGGGCTCCAGGTGATCGCCGTACCAGCCCAGGCCGAACCCGTCGCCGTTGGTGGCCGCGGTCGATTCGAGCGCCGCGATGCTCTGAGAGACGAGGCTGTGGGACGGCTCGGTGACGTAGTGCTCCAGCGGGATGGTGCGTCCCGCATAGGCGATCCAGCGGCACATCGACGGGCTTCTCCGGGTGTCTGTCGACCGGCTGATCCGGGACGATCGTGGACAAAGCGCGGCACCTTGAGCACGCGTTCGATCACGATCCGTCGCGAAAGGCGTGCCGCGGCCCGTCTCAGACGCCGTGAGTCTGGAGCCAGCTCTCCAGAAGGGCCACCTGCCAGAGCTTCGAGTTGCCCTTGGGCGTCAGCGTGCCGTCGGGATCGGCGAGCAGGTGATCGACGTAGGCACGGTTGAAGATGCCGCGCGCGCGCGCCTCGGGCCGGTCCAGCACGTCGCGGACGTAGTCGAGGAACGGGCCGCGGATGTGCTTCAGCGCCGGAACGG from Methylobacterium sp. NMS14P includes:
- a CDS encoding flagellar protein FlaG — translated: MTSTTPGPQGLEALGATAAAAVTQEAPRPQTPAKPLEPAVKLDIGTNGGKARYIQDPDTSSIVFQVVDPSSGNVIDQLPSETALRNRAYDSARSTLGSQSGSLSRVA
- a CDS encoding class II glutamine amidotransferase, producing MCRWIAYAGRTIPLEHYVTEPSHSLVSQSIAALESTAATNGDGFGLGWYGDHLEPGRYREVQPAWSDDNLRYLCRHLHSHLFFAHVRAATGTPITRPNCHPFACGPWLFMHNGYIGDWSRLRRPVEALIPDELYPSRAGTTDSEAIFLGLLGCGLMGPGPRRDPVEATARALERLTDLAGAHPFRFTAALADGRDLYAFRYAANDKANSLYYRASEGGVVVASEPLDRDHGTWTTVAENSVLVARRDAPVEILSLAQFGLGAPSVDDSVRRLRA